The window ACCGATTTGTGGATCGAGATGCAGGAAGCCAAAATCGGCGATACCGGCCGTCACGTCATCGAGCAAACCTGCATGGTGTTCGGCCAAATGAACGAACCGCCTGGCGCCCGCTTGCGGGTGGCTTTGTCGGCGCTGACCATGGCCGAGTATTTCCGCGATAAAACGGGGGCCGATACGCTCTTGTTCATTGACAACATTTTCCGTTTTTCGCAGGCCGGCAGCGAAGTATCCGCATTGTTGGGCCGCATGCCCAGCGCCGTGGGCTATCAACCGACGCTTGGCACCGAAATGGGCGCGCTGCAAGAACGCATTGCTTCGACATCGAAAGGCGCCATCACCAGCGTGCAGGCCGTGTACGTGCCTGCCGACGATCCCACCGACCCTGCTCCTGCCACGGCCTTCGGCCAGCTCGATGCGTTCTTGTATCTGGAACGCGCCATCTCGGAAAAAGGCATTTATCCGGCGGTCGATCCGCTGGCTTCGTCCAGCCGCATTTTGGATCCGCAATACGTGGGCGACCGGCACTATGCCATCGCCCGCCGTGTGCAAGGCATTTTGCAGCGGTATCGCGAACTGCAAGACATCATCGCCATCCTCGGCGTGGAAGAGTTGAGCGAGGAAGACAAGCAGGTGGTCAACCGGGCCAGACGCATCGAGCGGTTCCTGTCGCAGCCGTTCTTGGTGGCCGAAGTGTTCACCGGCAAGCCAGGCGAAATCACCCCCCTGCGCGAAACCATCCGCAGCTTTGAGGAAATTTGCGACGGTAAATGGGACCACTTGCCAGAGCAGGCATTTATGTATGTGGGCGCAATCGAACAGGTGGAAGAACAAGCGAAGAAAATGGCCGCCGCGGCAAAGAAATAAATCACGAATTACTACTTCCCAAGTTTAACGAACTATGCCCGATTTTCATGAAGGCGGTACCGATGGCATCAGATTCGGCGGCTCTTCGCCCATTGATGTAACTAGTCCCATCCGGGTATTAGAATGCATCGTCGTCACGCCTGAAACAACGGCTTTGCAAACGCCGGCCGGCTTTGTCGCCTTGCCCCTTTATGACGGCGAGCTGGGGGTATTGCCCGGTCACAGCCCTTTCATTGGCCGGTTGGGCTATGGCGAACTGCGTTTGAAGGAGGATGGAAAAATGGTCCGGCTCTATGTGGACGGCGGATTCGTACAAGTGGCCGATGGGATAGTTACCGTGCTGACTAACAATGCCGTGCCTGCCGAAAAGCTGAACGCCGCCATTGCTAGAGAACATTTGGCCGCAGCCCGGGCCCGCAAAGCCAACACGCCGGAATTGATGGCCATCCGCGACCGTCTGGAACAACAAGCCCGCGCCCAGTTGCGAATGGCCGAACGTGGAATCGTTGCTGGCTGAGCCGAACGGTCAAATCTCTGCCAACCGCCGCGTTATCCTTCATAAACCGGTTCCGCGGACTGCAAAGCGACAAATCCTTTTGTTTTCTATTCGCTCGAAGCCCGGTCGGCTACGGATTGCCGATGCTGGTTGCCGAATGCATTTCATAGCCAGATCGCGGCTGGCATTTTTCATCATGCAGCCATCATTAGTCGGTAGAGAATTGCAACGAGGTTTCTCTTGTCTAGCCAAATGGTCGGATGGATCGAAATTGACGACATTGCGTCTGATTTCGACGTCGCCCTAGGAACGGCCACCACGCGGTTTGGCTTTCCGACCCGCAATGGCGATATTCGAATGACAATCAATCCGGAAGATTCCACAGAGTTTATTTCAGTGGACTCCCGGCAACTTGACGCCGATCTAGAGGCAGAATTTGCACGGCTTCTGCAACGTACTCGGGCGAAGTAGGGTGTTGCCCCGTTTAGATCACGTAATTCAGCGTCGGCTCCAGTTCGCCCAACCCTTCGCTGCGCATTCGCAGCCGGGGGGTTTCCAACACGACCGTCGTGTGCGGTTCTACGCTTTTCGTAAGCCAAACGCTGGAGCCAATGACCGAATCGTGCCCGATAACCGTGCGTCCGCCCAAAACCGTGGCGCTGGCATAAATAATTACGCGGTCTTCGATTGTCGGATGCCGTTTCAAGCCGCGCACTAAGTTGCCATCGCCATCCGTGGCAAAACTCAGTGCGCCCAACGTGACACCTTGGTAAAGCTTAACGTGGTTGCCGATTTCGGTTGTCTCGCCAATTACTACGCCCGTGCCATGATCGATAAAAAAATGCTCGCCGATGGTCGCTCCGGGGTGAATATCAATCCCCGTTCGCGAATGGGCCCACTCCGTCATCATTCGTGGAATAAATGGCACGCCCAAAGCATGTAAGCCATGTGCCAGACGGTATATCGTAATTGCCTCCAGCCCGGGATAGCAGAAAATCACTTCGTCTTGTGTTCGCACCGCCGGATCACCATCGTAGGCAGCTTGCACGTCGAGAGCCAGCATTTTGCGAATTTCGGGAATTTGCTCCAAGAACTGCACAGCCTTGGCTTGTCCTAAAGCTTCAAAATCGGACTCCTCTGTGCACATTTCAGTGGCTTTCGCATCGTGCCGAAGCGCTCGACCGATTTGCACAGTGAGCTTATCATGGAGCGAATCGATTAGATCGCCCACGTGGTACAAAACATTGCCCATATGCAGACCTTCACGTCGCCGGAACCCAGGATAAATGATTTCCTTTAGGTCCTCGCAGCAGGCAATAATTACGTCGTAATTTGGCAATGGGCAATGTCCCAAGTGGTTGATGCCCCCCCCCTCGCTATAGGTTTGCACGATTCGCTTGGTGAGCTCGGGCAGTTGTTCTTTGAGACGGATGTCAGTGGCCATGGGAGTGGTCGGTGTTCGGTTGTCAGTGGTCAGTGGTCAGTTATAAAGCCGCGACCGTTGGTCGCGCTACGCAACGTGGATTTTCGACATCAAATCTATTCAGCGAAATCAACCGGCGCGATGTTACAAGGTGCCTCCCGCCACACGGCGGCGTAAGGACCGGACGCAAAAGCGATGCCATAGCGGCACGTCCGGCGCTAGATCCGACAACAACACACGCACAAACTCGGTTTTCGGCCCGAAAAATTACTCATGGCGGCGTGTGAAATGAATTCGTGGCGAAGGGACAAACACGTGGGCTGGTGAAGAAAGGCTACACCGGTTCCGATACGTGCTGAATGATGCTGTCAGTGGAAAGGGCGAAACGGCGCAAACCTTAACGGACCAATCTGCCCGCCAGACCAATCATGGTAGGGGCGGGCCACCGTAAAATCAACCGTCCTCTGGTTTTACTCGGCCTGAAACAGATATGAAATTGAGGCGTTTTTGGCATTCGCATTCCCTGCTTTGCATTCCCATCACCCATTCCACACTCCCGATTCCCCATTTGCCGATTCACTCTTCCTCTTCTTCCTTGTGCAGCACGGCCTTGTCGATGATCGCTTTTTGCACCTGCCCGGGCACCACGTCGTAGTGGCTGAAATCCATCGTGTAGCTGCCGAGTCCGCCGGTCATGCTCGAAAGGCTGCGGGCGTAGGTGGTCACTTCAGCCAGCGGCACGACCACCGTGATGGTTTGCAAATCGCCGCCGGCCGATTCCATGCCCAGCACCCGGCCGCGACGGCCCGACATGTCGCTGTTGATGTCGCCCACTTTGTTGTTGGGCACGGTAATGTGCAAATGCACAATCGGCTCCAATAGCCCCGGCTTGGCTTCCTGGAATACATTGCGAAAGGCCATGCTGCCGGCGGTTTTGAACGCGGCTTCGGAACTGTCGACGTCGTGATATTTGCCGAAATGCACTTCCACGCCGACGTTTTGCACCTGGTAACCGGCAATGACGCCGCGCTCCAGCCGTTCTAAAAATCCCTTTTCCACCGCCGGCAAAAAGTTGTTGGGAATGGTGCCGCCGACAATCGAATCGACCCACAAAAAATTGTTCTTTTCGTGGTAATGAAACTGCCGCATGTGTGGAAAATGCTCCTTATTGCAATATTCCGTCGGGTTCGTGTCCTTGGGGAAGGGAAACATCCGAATGTGCACCTCGCCGAACTGGCCGCGGCCGCCCGATTGCTTTTTGTGGCGGTAACTCCCCTCGGCTTTTTGCTGCACGGTTTCGCGGTATGGAATTTTCGGCTCGTGCACGTCGACTTCCACCTTGTCGCGCCGTTTGATTCGCTCCCGCAAAATCTTCAAATGCAGCTCGCTCATGCCGGTCATGACGAGCTCTTTGGTTTGCGGATCCCGGTCGATGTGGAAGGTGGAATCTTCCTCCACGACTTTGTGCAGTGCGCCGGAAAGTTTGGCTTCGTCGCCACGAGTCTTGGGCGTCGCCGCCAGTCCAACCATCGGCCTGGGAAATTTGACCGTTGGCATGACGAAATTGCCCAGCGTCGTGCCAGTGTGCAAATCTTCTGTCTTGGAGATGGCCGCAATGTCGCCCGCCGAAACCGCATCGATCGCTTTCGTTTCGTGTCCCTGGACCTCCAGCAGTGGGCCAATTTTAATGTTTTTTCGCGCGCCTGATACGTGCACGCCTTCGTCTTTCTTGAGCGTGCCGCTGTACATGCGGATGAAACTCAGCTTTTGCACGAACGGATCGATCCGCGTCCGCCACACCTGAGCCACCAGCGGTCCGGCAGGGTCGGGTTTGAGTTCCAATTCTTGCCCGTGGTCGTCCGTGGCTTTGCGAACCATTTTGTCCGGCGACGGCGCACACATCGCCAGCACGTCGAGCAGTTCTTTCAGTCCGCCGCCCGTTTTGGCGGCCACGCAGACAATCGGAATCAACGTGCCTTGGGCCATACCTTGCGCGACTAGCCGCATGGCTTCTTCATCGGTAGGCGGCGTGCCATCGAAATAGCGGGCCAACACTTCCTCGTCGGTTTCCACAATCGTTTCGATCAGCGCCTGATTGGCCGCCGCAACATCTATGAGAGCGCCCTGGGCACCGCCCGGTGGCTTGAGCGCGCTCGCCACGCCTTTGAAATCGTGTCCCGAACCCAGCGGCACATTCAACGGCACGCAGGCTTTGCCCCACATTTCCTGAATGTTGCTGACGAGCTTCGGAAAATCGATATTCTCTGTGTCCATTTTGCTGACGACAATAATTCGCCCCACGCCTGCTTTGCCCGCTTCCTGGAACACGCGCCGCGTGTTCACTTCGATGCCGGAATGTGCGTTGACCACAATGCACGCGGTTTCCACGGCCTGTAGCGCGCCGATGGCCTGGCCGATGAAATCGGGATAGCCCGGCGTATCGATCAAATTGAAGCGCTTGCCGCCGTGGTCGAAGTGCACCAGCGCCGCTTCAATGGAATACTTGTGGTGCTTTTCTTCTTCGTCAAAATCACACACGCTGGTGCCGTCGTCGACGCTAGCCGGCCGCGTGACAGCGCCGGTTAGGTTCAGTAATTTATCGACAAGGGTTGTCTTCCCTGAAGCACCGTGCCCGCATAGGGCCACGTTGCGAATATCGGATACGTTGTACTTCGCCATGAGAATGGAAAATGGTGAGTGGGGAGTTGAAAGTTTTGCTAATTGCTGGGCACTGGCGACGACGGCCGGCTTGCCGCCAGCGCATCGGCCAATTTGATTTTGCCTTCGTATAAAGCCCGGCCGATGATGCAGCCCGCCATGGGAATGGCCGCTAATGCCGCGACGTCGGCTGCGGAAGTCACGCCGCCGGATGCCACAACCGGCAAGCACACTGCTTGCTTCATCGCCTGATTTGCCGCAATGTTTGGGCCGCCCAACATTCCGTCGCGGGAAATATCGGTGTAGACGATCGCAGCCAGCGGTTCCATTTCGAACTGTTTAGCGAAATCGATTGCCTTCGTCCCGCTGGTTTTAAGCCAACCATCGGTGGCAACTAAGCCGTCGCGCGAATCGATTCCCAACACCAGCTTACCGGGAAACTGCTGAATCATTTTTCGGAACCAATCGGGTTCTTGCACGGCCCGAGTGCCAATCACTAGCCGCGCCAGTCCCACGTCGTCAATG is drawn from Pirellulales bacterium and contains these coding sequences:
- the hisA gene encoding 1-(5-phosphoribosyl)-5-[(5-phosphoribosylamino)methylideneamino]imidazole-4-carboxamide isomerase, encoding MQIWPAIDLRGGKCVRLQQGDYGREMVFSENPANVARQLVEAGAECLHLVDLDGARDGKQLNLDTIRAIVAAVEVPCELGGGIRDEATIRTVIDDVGLARLVIGTRAVQEPDWFRKMIQQFPGKLVLGIDSRDGLVATDGWLKTSGTKAIDFAKQFEMEPLAAIVYTDISRDGMLGGPNIAANQAMKQAVCLPVVASGGVTSAADVAALAAIPMAGCIIGRALYEGKIKLADALAASRPSSPVPSN
- the atpD gene encoding F0F1 ATP synthase subunit beta → MATATAPSKQPGGQPSAAKQTGKVTQIIGSTFDIEFPEEHLPAIYNAIKVDADVKGTKIHLTGEVQQHLGGGRVRCVALGNTDGMVRGMEVVDTGGPVTVPVGKPTLGRVFNLLGEPIDNRGPVQAEEYWPIHRDPPAVTDLSTKTEVFETGIKVIDLLTPFVRGGKAGLFGGAGLGKTVILTELIARIASAHGGYSVFAGVGERTREGTDLWIEMQEAKIGDTGRHVIEQTCMVFGQMNEPPGARLRVALSALTMAEYFRDKTGADTLLFIDNIFRFSQAGSEVSALLGRMPSAVGYQPTLGTEMGALQERIASTSKGAITSVQAVYVPADDPTDPAPATAFGQLDAFLYLERAISEKGIYPAVDPLASSSRILDPQYVGDRHYAIARRVQGILQRYRELQDIIAILGVEELSEEDKQVVNRARRIERFLSQPFLVAEVFTGKPGEITPLRETIRSFEEICDGKWDHLPEQAFMYVGAIEQVEEQAKKMAAAAKK
- the atpC gene encoding ATP synthase F1 subunit epsilon is translated as MPDFHEGGTDGIRFGGSSPIDVTSPIRVLECIVVTPETTALQTPAGFVALPLYDGELGVLPGHSPFIGRLGYGELRLKEDGKMVRLYVDGGFVQVADGIVTVLTNNAVPAEKLNAAIAREHLAAARARKANTPELMAIRDRLEQQARAQLRMAERGIVAG
- the epsC gene encoding serine O-acetyltransferase EpsC, with the translated sequence MATDIRLKEQLPELTKRIVQTYSEGGGINHLGHCPLPNYDVIIACCEDLKEIIYPGFRRREGLHMGNVLYHVGDLIDSLHDKLTVQIGRALRHDAKATEMCTEESDFEALGQAKAVQFLEQIPEIRKMLALDVQAAYDGDPAVRTQDEVIFCYPGLEAITIYRLAHGLHALGVPFIPRMMTEWAHSRTGIDIHPGATIGEHFFIDHGTGVVIGETTEIGNHVKLYQGVTLGALSFATDGDGNLVRGLKRHPTIEDRVIIYASATVLGGRTVIGHDSVIGSSVWLTKSVEPHTTVVLETPRLRMRSEGLGELEPTLNYVI
- a CDS encoding elongation factor G — its product is MAKYNVSDIRNVALCGHGASGKTTLVDKLLNLTGAVTRPASVDDGTSVCDFDEEEKHHKYSIEAALVHFDHGGKRFNLIDTPGYPDFIGQAIGALQAVETACIVVNAHSGIEVNTRRVFQEAGKAGVGRIIVVSKMDTENIDFPKLVSNIQEMWGKACVPLNVPLGSGHDFKGVASALKPPGGAQGALIDVAAANQALIETIVETDEEVLARYFDGTPPTDEEAMRLVAQGMAQGTLIPIVCVAAKTGGGLKELLDVLAMCAPSPDKMVRKATDDHGQELELKPDPAGPLVAQVWRTRIDPFVQKLSFIRMYSGTLKKDEGVHVSGARKNIKIGPLLEVQGHETKAIDAVSAGDIAAISKTEDLHTGTTLGNFVMPTVKFPRPMVGLAATPKTRGDEAKLSGALHKVVEEDSTFHIDRDPQTKELVMTGMSELHLKILRERIKRRDKVEVDVHEPKIPYRETVQQKAEGSYRHKKQSGGRGQFGEVHIRMFPFPKDTNPTEYCNKEHFPHMRQFHYHEKNNFLWVDSIVGGTIPNNFLPAVEKGFLERLERGVIAGYQVQNVGVEVHFGKYHDVDSSEAAFKTAGSMAFRNVFQEAKPGLLEPIVHLHITVPNNKVGDINSDMSGRRGRVLGMESAGGDLQTITVVVPLAEVTTYARSLSSMTGGLGSYTMDFSHYDVVPGQVQKAIIDKAVLHKEEEEE